The sequence ATCTAAAGAAATACTTCAAAAACCTGTTCAGCTTGTGAATGATTTGTAAACCTCCTGAGGTCCTTAAAACCCCCAAGTTCCCAGACATAATACTGCAGACATGATGCAAATAAAACACCTAATGGCTTTAGTGACTGCATTTAAATTGCTTCCAATCTGTTCATCATTCCACCTCTTATCAGGCTGAGGTGTAGCTAGAGTAGAGGCCCTTTATGAAAACCGGGCACTGTCATATCCAGGAATTAGACCAGCTTCCCCGAATAAGTGACTATATCCTCTTCATTTTAGAGGAACAAATAATTCAATTCTAATAGCATGTGAGGGTACAATTATCATGACTGTCTTCCTCCAGTGAAGTATGGCACTGAGTAGCTGTCAAGCTCCTATAATTGTGGAAGACTCCAGCTTGGAGGGCTGGACGGTGATTGGATCCGGGGGTTTTGGACAAATCTACAAAGCCAGGCATCGTCAGTGGGGCTGCGATGTGGCCATTAAACTGCTTCATTATGATGACGGGTGAGTGGTAATAAAGAGCAATCTGTGTACAATTAAGTTGTGAATTACTTAGAAtgctaacaaacacacacaggagcagTGAGTCTTTGCTGCGTGAGATCGACATGATGCGTCAAGGAAGCAGCCCGTATGCTATTCAGGTCCGAGGGGTCTTCAGGGGTCGAGTGCCCAACTCTGTCTTGTCAACACAGCTCGGTCTGGTCATGGAGTTAATGGAAAGAGGATCACTGGCCTCCCTACAGGTAAACAGTGGTGGAATTGCTTATTCCTCTACctaaagtagcaataccactcTGTAGCAATACTCTGTTATAAGTTTTGccttaaaaaatcaaaaagtagaAGAACAAAAGTGTAAGAGTATTTAAattaccaaaagtaaaagtactttttgGACCGAGCAGCCCCCTTTAAGAGTATAATgttgttatttatgttttgtttgtaaaggCATAATGTGCCAAGGTAAATAattgaagtaaaaagtacactATTTTTCTCTGAGAAGTTGTAGAAAGAAGTATAAAATAGAACTACTAAGTAGAGTACctcaaaactacaaagtttATTTAGGACCACAAGCTAATAACATTCACATCAGCagtctcagctgtactttgtttttagtgctaagtagcaaatgttagcatgctaacaacgCTAATGGCGCACAAGGTAAACATTACATCTGTTAAACTTCACCACATGTTAGCAGCCACCACCAGATCCATATTGGAACCTAAATTTGTTTTAACCTATCTCCTGACAAATGGCTAACCCTAGATATGCAAAAACTATTGTGAAACTCAATACCCAATGCTTATCCTAGCCAGAACCATTCAAGGTCAATTCCTGACATCTACCGTCTCTCGCGAGAGTGTCGCAAAACTAAGGTTACCATCAAAGTTTCTCTAACCGTTCTCTGTCACCATCTAGACAGGCCCCAGACCGTTGGCCTACCCTGACCCTAATCATTCGAGGTTAAAACCTAAACCATTGTCTGCACATGCTTAGACCAAATCTGGTTTCTGGTACGGATCGGTCAGCAACAAGAGcattagcatgctgatgttatcATGCTAATGTCAACATGTAGCTTAGAGTACTGCAGTCCCTATACTATCAAGTATAGCCTCACAGAGCTACTAGCATGGCTGTATATAGTCTCTTGTTTATGATCATGAAACCACAAATAGCAACTACTTCCTACTTAAATCAACCATTTCCTTTACTTATTTCTTGTATAGTAAAAGAAGCCGGTGTGTAGCTCACCGCAGCACAGTGACCACTACTTGTCGATCTGTAACTATGAAAATAACCTTACAGGAAACCTTATGTGGAGCTCAGCCGTTGCCATTGGTCTTCAGACTGGCACACCAAGTGGCTCTGGGCTTAAACTTCCTCCACAGTCTGTCCCCTCCCATCCTCCACCTGGACCTGAAGCCCAGCAACGTGCTGCTGGATTTCTATCTCAACGCCAAGGTGAGTCAAAAGCTTTCAGTGAAGGCCCGGCCTCGCCTACTGCATGCTTACTTTATATCGTTATTTTAGTTTGCCCACACTATGGAGACTAAATGGAGGCTGAACGTAATTTAAatcaaaaagacacaaacatggtTTTACCCCTAAATGTTAGAAATGACATTTGATCAAAAGGTAGTGAAAGAGTTTTACAATTTTACAGGAGGacccagtctcacggcagtttgtaAAATGGTCACGTAATTTAatttgtgtacacaaacacatttttttgtgatggtCAACacgttttttaaactaatgtatttcaatgggaagcatctttcgtgATCCCAGCACAATTCTCAATGAAAAGATGGCGTAGCATTATGAGCAACTACGGTAGAGAGTAGTGTGAAAGGCTATTAAGGTTGGTATGGGTGGTGGataggtcaaacaacacaggaccttcacccAGGTGACCGGGGGatcgtgtcccgcgtgtcacgtttcctaaacccaaccgttgcTTTCTTCTTGTGCTAAACCCAACCTTGCCGTTGTTGTCCTGCACgcgtcccgttattgctttgcAGTTGTtggtattataaaaaaaacgtgCCGaccatcacaaaaaaagaaataaatgtgtaGATTAAATAGCTTAAACGAAGTGACCATTTCATGAACAGTCATGAGATTGTGTTGTCATGTAGTGGCACAGAGGATCACCCCACTGTGATGACGCATTACACTTACTTAAGAGAAGTAAAACTGATCTTGTCTTAAAAAAGATCATATTTAATGGGAAGTGATCCTAATCCTAATTTGTCCAATGAAAGTTCTGGGTTAGTTTTTCAGACGAAacatacagtttttttctgcttttatttgaagATCGTTGAAATCATTGTTATTTCCTGACAGTGTTGTTTATCGAAATTGccaattcattttctgtcaatcaacttaTTGACTAATCGTGTCAGCTGTTTTTGTATTAACACTTGGGTTGTTTCATTTCTTCCAAAACCGTATATTTTTGAGCTCTTTGTACCAATGAAGTTTTGAAGTAATTTTGAAGTAAATAAAGCTGGCTTTCAGgtaaatgtagtgaagtaaaaagtaaaataattgcTTCTACTTCCCTTTCTATTTCCCATAGATAGAAagggcatgaaaagaaaatgctcaagtaaagtacaagtaccccaaatgtgtacttaagtacagcacTAGAGTACATTTACAATGTTACATTCCACTGGCAATCATAACTTTTCCCCCAACTGCCTCCTTCCTAACAATGCTTacataatataattaatttcttaatttaatttgtGTCTCCAGCTTACAGATTTTGGCCTTGCCCGGTATTACCACAGTGTCACGCGGGTTTCCAAGAAGAACAGTGGAGAGGAAGGGGGGACGATCAGCTACATGCCACCGGAGGCGTTCCATGTCTCGTACAAGCCAACCCTAGCATCTGACATCTACAGGTACAAGGgcatcaattcaattcaactcagctttatttgtagtatcaattcataacaagagttatctcgagacactttacagatagagcaggtctagaccacactccagaatttacaaggacccaacagttctagtagtttcctccagagcaagcaacagtgcgacagtggcgaggaaaaacttccttttagggagaaacctcggtcagacccaggctcttggtaggcggtgtctgacgggccgttggggttagagtgaagagtggaaataacaaaaatagaaaaaaatagtagtttatagcagttctttgtagtagtttatggcatagcagggcactgttcggcattacaaggcacagcaggacgtggcagggcactgcagagtgcAGCAAGaggaacatggcatcgcagaacgtgtaacGGGACCATCAAACCAGTACTTGGATTGGAATGTTTTATACCATATAATGACCAATAATAACATCTAATTTTagatgtacatgttttacatgaTCACATggctgtcattttgacttttattAAAGGGAAAATACAAATAGCTTGTAGTTGGAATAATAATAGTCATTTTAGTATAATTAAACATATCTATTTTCATATATAGACTGAcagatttttcatttgtttgctcTTTGACTGCACTGGTGGAGATGtcatgtgtctgtttttgtcttgtccGTGTATTTTGTCATTAGTATATGTTGTGGTATGAAATGATACTATTATGTGTGTTTACCCACGTTGGGGTCAAAAATCAAGCTGTTCCGTTTAGCACTCCCCCTAGAGGTCTGAAGAACTtccgttttttttgttgcaattgTTTTCGTGGATtgggtgcttttctttttgcatcattttttctgtttttggggtttgtctgcatttctttttgcatcttttatgtatttgattgtgctgtgtgtatttgcagcgtgtttgcTAAAAGCTGTGCATGTGTTGACAAATGAATGACTTGAAGaatgttgtctttattttcttgtgttttgtctatttgcgtgtgcccctgtcggccaccgtactAAAGAGAATCCTAAATtaccaaaaacataaacaaggGGAATTTACCACCACCAAACAACTTTAAAGTGTCACTCAGTGTTGATACAATTACTTATGCACACTTGTTAAAGGAAGTCAAATATCAATGGTTTAGCTCTTTAAAAGATTATGGAAATGGTTGGAGTATACAGTAAAAGCATTTACTGCAATTGATCAAACTACCAGATCCTCAGGTGACCGCACCTTAATGCCTTTTATGATATAAAAAGTAATTCCAGTATGtaactctctctgtctcttttttcagtTATGGTATACTCTTATGGTCCATTGTCACAGGGAGACAACCATATGCATGTAAGTGTCTTAAtgcctctctgtttttttttcacatttgagtCCTTTTTCTTCCATAATGACACATGGTGAAAGGATTGCATGATTTTTATAAGTGTAACCACACTTACTGTTTACTTTCTTGGCTCTGAAGTGCCTTGTTGACATAAGGGTATTTTCTTGTAATTTTAGCAtggaccttttttattttattgttatgtcattagattttgtttttatataaagaaTTAGACAATGCCATGGGAAATTGGTGCACTGTGTTGCTTTCAGCCCGTTAATTGTATGGAGAGAGGGTAGGAGGGAATATTTTTTAATCctacgggggggggggccttcTTATCAAATTCTACTCAGCTATACAAAGTGGCTTTAAATCTCAATTATGTTGGAAGCAGTGCAACAAGCAACAAGCTGGAAACAATATTGACATATTGTCATCTTATAAAGTGACAGATGCTGAAAGGCCCCTGAGATACAGATACAACTGcagatattttacattacaaGTTGTCATTTAAcctattatttttgtaaaaatatagATTAATGCACCTTAAAGCAAAATATGAAGAAATATCTGAATATAGGCATTAGTCCAGACCTCATATTCAGGTATTCCCGAGGTCTCGCTAACCTCTGACAGACTTTTTAATCCTTCCTCCACTGTAGATGCACAGTCCAGCTTAGTGCGGCTTCGCATCCCCGAGGGAGACCGTCCATTGCTGGACGAGATCAGGGTCCAGGCTTTGGGGCGTGCAGGGTTGACAGAACTGATGAAGCTCATGGAGAGATGCTGGGACAAAAAACCCGATCAAAGGCCCTCCTCCCTTGGTGAGAAACTCCTTCATTTACAcagaaaattatatttttaatagcTTGTGATGCTTGGCCTCAATGTTACATCTTTACTCTACTACACAGAGTGTACAACGCAGACAGAAGAACTGTATAaattacacaaacatgcaatTAATGACGCTGTCCATCAAGTGCTGAAGAAACTGGTGAGGAACTAATCTCTACATAAACACTCAAGTCATGCTGAGATGGTGTGAAATTTTAACATGATCAGCGAAtaattatttttggtttttctcttcctctttctctttccaggACCAACGGAAAGAAGAAACAGTGATTGAGCAGATTGGGCGGGTTCATATCACTCAGCCTTTAGGTCTGCTTTTATGTGTGCAAAAATATCCCTACCACCTTTAAAGATGTTTCTTCAACACGCTTATTTGCTTTTTAAGAGAGagaccactctcatgtctgtatgctAACTCTGAGGCTAAAACCAGCAGCTCtattatcttagcttagcagaAAAAACTGGAAACAGAGGAGACAACtagcctaaactagtctaaaAGGCAACAGGTAACAGCTCTAAATCTCACTAATTAACAGTTATATTTTCGTAATCTGTACAAGAGtcaagctagctgtttccttCTGCTTCTAGAAGCTTCTAATAGCTTACCTATATATTGTTTTTCTACATTCTCCCaaaaacagctagcctgtctCTGTCCAGTGTAAAAATATTCTACTATCCCCACCTTTAAATCTCATAAATAGcatgttatatcttgtttgttttatcaGTTTAGCTGTTTCCtcatttccagtctttatgctaagctaagcttacTGGCTGCTGGCTGCAATTTCATATTTACAAACTgccacacatttctttttgtgtgtggtgtattttgtattttgtgttaaaCTGAGAACATAAAAAAAGGTCCACTTACTAACTTTTATGGCGCTAAAGTGCATCTCACAGTCTTCATGAGAGTGATAGGAATTTCCGTTAACagtaattttcaaaatattagTTTCAAAGTCAGGCAGTAGTTTGACTGAGTTGGACTGAGCCATGTTTAGCCAAATTAGAACTTCCTAGAACtaaaaatgttaatttacaGTACTATTTTTCACCTTTCACATCATTTAATTCGGTCTTTTTTTGCAGCGGGTGAGCGTTTTGAAGCGGTGAACGTTTATGATAACGCACCCACAGGTGGCCCACCAATTCAGGTGAGATTCAGACATAGACATTCATTTCTTGTCTTTACCTTACCAGGACATGTTAGAGTTAGCTGTACAGAAAGGCtcagttaaaaaacattatCTACGTATCCTTACTGGAGAACAGACAACAGTTAAAGTCATCATTTAGTCTCTTTCTAGGACAGTgttgatgacattgttgttctTTTAACCCAAGAAGAACGACTCTCAATGTGGTCTGTGAGAcattggttgttgtttttttgccacaaATTGGCCAACGTGTTTCGACACTGAACGTTTTTTTGCTTCTCTGAGGAAATATGGCAGGCATCACTTCTTGCTTCACCAGGGGAAAGTCACACAAAAGAACAAACACAGCAAATGTGAAAGCCTTTACGTTCAAGTCAAGGTTGggtgataaaaatgtaaatacgaACATAATCAAGATTAGGAGTTTTAGAacattttcagatatttttatttcatagtaGTATAGAGTCCAACAATTGTCTTTGATTTCTTGCCAAAAGTAAGATAAGGAGATTAACTATCATGTTGGTATTCTTAATATGCACGCTAGCTGTAGCCAGCAGAtggttatcttagcttagcattaaggcTGGAAACAGGGAAAAGATCTCAAAATCCAGCTTCCAGTACCTCTAAAACTCATTGATTAACAAGTGCCgtgtttgtgtaaaaacaacagtttgtagTTTTACGGGTGTAACTGTTTGAGAGTTCGAAAGGGAGGACCCAAAAGCGGAAGACCAGTCAGGTAGgttgtcaaaacaaaaagagagatttAATTATAAGGCTGAATCCAAAAAAACCAAGAACACTAGAAGATACAAGGAGAGCCAGGAACAAAGGCAGACCTTCAGACACTGAAATGAGAGACCACCAGAATACACACACGGTAAGGAGGGTGTTAACGAGGGACAGGTGACATAAGGGCTGACGAGGAacaggtaaaataaatcaggacGGGCCAGACAAACGCAAAGGCAGGAAAAAAATCCTAAGGCAAGTAGTAAAACAAGAAATGAAACAGGAAAAGAACCCACTAAATAATACAGGAAACTAAACACAACCCAGGATCATGACGGGCTGGGTCTTACTTCCCTTATCTGATAGCTCCTCAGTCCTCAGCTGAACCAGAAGTGGTTCTGGCCCTCCTTTCGTCTCAATGCTCTTATTCCTGCCCCAAGGAGTGAGAATCGAGCattgaggagctatgagcgaggatacaAGAGAGCGGCCTTCTTTGCAGCTAATAGCAGTTAACTCCGCCCATGAAGAATTCACGTAACGCTTTAGAGGAAAGGAAATCTCATCcttctaaaacacatttgcttgttgcctctctccTCCATTCTCCTCTTTCCTCGAGAAAAGGAGGAGATACAATTTTAGAACTTGGAAACCTGGGAACCAATGATGTGAAACATGTCCCCTATTTCTTGGCCACGACCAGTTGCCTGGCAGCCAGACTGCAGTACACAGGACGTGACTGCAACTAAGAAATAAATAACCCCCTGTAAAATGGTGAATTGtcatttttgcacaaaaaaagacgCAGTGAGTTTTAGAGGTTCTGCGAGGCAGATTTTGTTATCTAAGCCAGGCTTGCTGTTtgccctgccccccccccagtaaTTGTCATGCTAAGCTGAGTTAGCTTGTTGCTTgtggtagcttcatatttagcatacTAACATGTAAGTAGTATCATCAAACACTTGGCTAGAAAGTTATTgcatgtatttcccaaaatgtcaaacttgtcCTCTGTTAATCATTGATTTCACCcgttctgttgtttttgtttctttttgcccctgtattcttttttttaacaagccaAACAGTGCATACTAAACTGTAGGCCTATAGCGCCAGTAgtcaccttttctttttcttttttaaaattggaCATATGGTCACTCCAATTTTGAGCATATAAGTAGAAAGTTTCAAAAGATTTGAAGTGATAAGAAAATGGTTTGTATCTTGTAATGTCTTGTGGTGTTTTAGATTGAACTGACTACTGACCAGTTATTTCCTATTACACAAAATGTATGTGCAAACTGGTAATTAACTGCAGTCTTTATGGTGTGTTCACAGTGCAACCTTTACCTACTTGTGTTGCAGGAAATGGCTGGCGGTTGCACCGCAACTCAAACAGACAATGCACGAGTTAAAGGTAAAGAGCATGTTGGTGTTGAAGCTGCATAGAAATCACTGAAGTAGGAGGGGAAACTTTGGCTTTTAGATCCAAAATCAGACAAACCAAATCCTCTATCGCGGCTTAATGTTTCAGATAAATGTCTTCCGTTTCAGATCTGCCTTCAGTTAGACCTGCAAATGTGTGTTATGCTGACGCGCCCTGCCCATCGACAGAATATCATTTGAAAAAGTCCTCTGTTTGCCCCATTGGATCGTCAATGCCATCTCCTTCGACTGGGAGGTCAACTCAAAGCAGAACAGCAAAACCTCCCCAGCCGGCTTTTAGACCAAATCTGTCTTCACAGTACCAcgtgggttgtttttttttaactttgaatcactgcattaaaaatgtgCTATAATGTAAGAGACCATATACTGCATTAAAAAATAccgtatatatttatttagccaAGGGCATTTACAAAATTAAGGTTTGATTTGTGTTTGAACTGTGGATATAAAGTCTTTCTTTTAACAGTATATATAGGCTGGCATATCCAACATTTTTTCCTTCAGTGTAATTGATTGGTCCTAAAATGTAGTTTTCATGCACTACGATCTGTCTTTAAGGTGTGATTTGTAGTACATAGTGTCTAAGATAATCACTTCTCATGGACACAGCTTTTTTTGAAGACTTAAACAATTCAACCTCGACTGCTgctattttttctctctttttatttatgtatctgCAGCGTCAGTTTTCCAGCCCCGACACTTTCCTCTGCCATCCTGCCCCTGGATTCCAAATTCAACTTTGCAATGTAACCGGATTACAGCatggcaacaacaacaccaTGAACATCGAATTTATAGACCCCTCAGACAGGAAACGGCACCCGACAGCACCATCTAGGGTCGACCTCCCACCGCCACATCCAGGAAGCTGGAAGGACAAGACAGGAGGGGTTTAGCTGAGTTCACATGGAGCTTTTCGATTTTAAGTCTTGCACAACAGGAAGGTCGTGTTTTGTGGCTCCTTGTATGAAAGCATTACTGCGTTTAAAATGACTGCGTTACTGCATGTGAATTTGCTTTTCAAATCTGGATAGGGTTAAGATGGGGTTTTAGTAGATTGAATTTTTTCAAAAGGGTTTTGGTAAAAAGggttaagagttttttttaaacgtattTATTTTGCTTCTCTTGTTAGAATGTGTTGAACCAATGAGCAAAAACCTCACACCTCTCTTGTGCTGTGTCAGCAGTATAAATGTGGGCCAAGTCATATGGTCATATGTCGTATGGGTTTGATTTTCCAACAAATAtccacagcaacaacaaattGCCATAAAgtctttattgttttaattttaacataaaacattgaTCATCTGTATAAAAAGATATTTTGGCAAATATAGCTTTTGTACCTAAAGCATTAGTTTTgacttttatatttatattttatatgcaTTCTTTtgtgggtatatatatatatattttttacaatttgtaaaaatgtttaacCCAAACAACTTCATTAACCATTtcctatgtgtttttttaaatgactggaAAAAAATAGCAAACATGAAGTTGAATTTTAACAGAAATTTGTAATGCCACCCAGAATTTTGCAGTTGTTGTATCAGTGCTTCCAGTAAAAAATTGGTATCTTAAATACAGCATGAAGTGGCTTCAATGAAGTGTTGGAATAAGCCATGTATGGAATATGTATGTGATGAAAAaattgctttatttttaaatctgggATGggattttaaggaagaatacaaaataaatgttctggTTCTAGCTTCCTAAAAGTGAGAATTTTCTGCTGTCttaatttttgtaaaattgaatatttttgaaaaagtcttgtttttttaaataaaatagttaAGAGCCCAACCCAAAAATTTGAGTATGGTCccaaattgcttttttaaatctattttgtgACATGTTGTAGTACCATCTGTTGTTTATCTGTCTTCAGTGTGGACTGTAACTTTCCATGTGTACAGTAGGTGGCACTCCTGTTTTCCGGTTCATCTTTGGTGTCTTATTTCTACCCGTTTTATTCTTCTATCCAAACAAATCACTTCTGTTGCTGCTGAAAATGTAAATTTCATCACTTCCAGTTCACCAGAAAACTCTCTTCTCCcataacattcattcatttttataaaacgTTACAGATTATGACTTAACTTTTACTCAGTGTTAAAagtgcttttgtttgttttttatattttcacatttttggtgttttatctAGTTTCGGAACCAACATAACCACATTGTTTTGTACTCCAGACACGCATCTCCACAGTGCTAACACAGGCCTCTGCGGTGCAGCACGGTGTTGAGACTAATCGGTTGTGATGGTCCAGTGTGAACTCGGCAGGCTCCTGGCACCAGATCCCTTCCTTTACTGCCATTCCTCCATCTGCCACCGGATCCACCGGCTGTGTGTCACCGggaatggaaatggaaatggactgttcttacagtatatagcgtttttctagcctcaacgactactcaaagtgcttttacatagtgcAGAAACcgttcaccattcacacacattcatacactgtgaggcagccgtacaaggtgccacctgctcatcagataaacactcacacacattcacgttCCGATGCAGCATCGGGGGgcactcggggttcagtgtctttttCAAGGCCACTTTGatatgggactgcagggccagggattgaaacTAACCTTCCGAATGACAGgtgaccactctaccactgagccccaGGGAAGAAAATTTCACATGATAATACCCTGCACGCATGTAGTTTAAATCTTTATGATATAGCATGATATATATGAAGTTTTAATCctcaaaacatattttcaagtAGCCTATCAGTAGTGGAGTGTGGACATGTTTGCAGTTAAAGTCTTGTAGTCTGAGCCATCAGCTaaccttaaagtgctcatattatgctcattttcaggttcataattgtatttagaggttacaTCAGACTAGGaaacatggtttaatttttcgAAAAACACCATATACTTGTAGTACTGCACAtttctgtgtgttgagctctctgttttagctatcGAGTGAGGCAGGGCTCTGAGCCGGCCATGGCTCACCTCTGAGCATCGGAGAGCTCCACTTGgcgctgtgtgcgtgtgtgtgtgtgtgtgttgtactacTAGTGGTAGCAGTAGCAATTAATTCCAATTTAACCCCTGGGGGTAGGTGACTTGAAGGCAACGGTTGCGGTTGCTGCCTGGAAGTTGATGTTGGAGTGTGACAATTATCCAATTaatttacattgtagcttgtttctctgctgccgactgcagctaTCTCGTTTTATACTGGATCAATGTCAAAAGAAATCATTTCCTCACTAGTTTTTATTGTACccgatactcaatgagctgttgcagaaacaagtctgaagcaataaagcaaaagctgtcagataaatgtagttcagtaaacgttcaatcccctctgaggtgtagtggagtacaagtatgaagtagcaA comes from Etheostoma spectabile isolate EspeVRDwgs_2016 chromosome 19, UIUC_Espe_1.0, whole genome shotgun sequence and encodes:
- the ripk3 gene encoding receptor-interacting serine/threonine-protein kinase 3 isoform X1, whose amino-acid sequence is MALSSCQAPIIVEDSSLEGWTVIGSGGFGQIYKARHRQWGCDVAIKLLHYDDGSSESLLREIDMMRQGSSPYAIQVRGVFRGRVPNSVLSTQLGLVMELMERGSLASLQETLCGAQPLPLVFRLAHQVALGLNFLHSLSPPILHLDLKPSNVLLDFYLNAKLTDFGLARYYHSVTRVSKKNSGEEGGTISYMPPEAFHVSYKPTLASDIYSYGILLWSIVTGRQPYAYAQSSLVRLRIPEGDRPLLDEIRVQALGRAGLTELMKLMERCWDKKPDQRPSSLECTTQTEELYKLHKHAINDAVHQVLKKLDQRKEETVIEQIGRVHITQPLAGERFEAVNVYDNAPTGGPPIQEMAGGCTATQTDNARVKDLPSVRPANVCYADAPCPSTEYHLKKSSVCPIGSSMPSPSTGRSTQSRTAKPPQPAFRPNLSSQYHRQFSSPDTFLCHPAPGFQIQLCNVTGLQHGNNNTMNIEFIDPSDRKRHPTAPSRVDLPPPHPGSWKDKTGGV
- the ripk3 gene encoding receptor-interacting serine/threonine-protein kinase 3 isoform X3; amino-acid sequence: MALSSCQAPIIVEDSSLEGWTVIGSGGFGQIYKARHRQWGCDVAIKLLHYDDGSSESLLREIDMMRQGSSPYAIQVRGVFRGRVPNSVLSTQLGLVMELMERGSLASLQLTDFGLARYYHSVTRVSKKNSGEEGGTISYMPPEAFHVSYKPTLASDIYSYGILLWSIVTGRQPYAYAQSSLVRLRIPEGDRPLLDEIRVQALGRAGLTELMKLMERCWDKKPDQRPSSLECTTQTEELYKLHKHAINDAVHQVLKKLDQRKEETVIEQIGRVHITQPLAGERFEAVNVYDNAPTGGPPIQEMAGGCTATQTDNARVKDLPSVRPANVCYADAPCPSTEYHLKKSSVCPIGSSMPSPSTGRSTQSRTAKPPQPAFRPNLSSQYHRQFSSPDTFLCHPAPGFQIQLCNVTGLQHGNNNTMNIEFIDPSDRKRHPTAPSRVDLPPPHPGSWKDKTGGV
- the ripk3 gene encoding receptor-interacting serine/threonine-protein kinase 3 isoform X2; amino-acid sequence: MALSSCQAPIIVEDSSLEGWTVIGSGGFGQIYKARHRQWGCDVAIKLLHYDDGSSESLLREIDMMRQGSSPYAIQVRGVFRGRVPNSVLSTQLGLVMELMERGSLASLQETLCGAQPLPLVFRLAHQVALGLNFLHSLSPPILHLDLKPSNVLLDFYLNAKLTDFGLARYYHSVTRVSKKNSGEEGGTISYMPPEAFHVSYKPTLASDIYSYGILLWSIVTGRQPYAYAQSSLVRLRIPEGDRPLLDEIRVQALGRAGLTELMKLMERCWDKKPDQRPSSLECTTQTEELYKLHKHAINDAVHQVLKKLDQRKEETVIEQIGRVHITQPLAGERFEAVNVYDNAPTGGPPIQEMAGGCTATQTDNARVKDLPSVRPANVCYKSSVCPIGSSMPSPSTGRSTQSRTAKPPQPAFRPNLSSQYHRQFSSPDTFLCHPAPGFQIQLCNVTGLQHGNNNTMNIEFIDPSDRKRHPTAPSRVDLPPPHPGSWKDKTGGV